A genomic segment from Actinoplanes sichuanensis encodes:
- a CDS encoding RNA polymerase sigma factor, with translation MSKDIAAVYADGWSRIVATMIRLTGDWSLAEECAQEAFATALRVWPESGTPDQPLAWLTTVARRTAIDRVRRAAVEREKLREVAMEPAPWTVDAEIPDDRLELMFTCCHPALNVEAQVALTLRGVAGMSTAEIARAFLVPEKTMGQRIFRAKQRIKQAGIPFRVPPGHLLPERLSAVLHVLYLLFNEGYSGAGELCREAIRIGRTLAGLMPDEPEALGLLALMLVQDARREARTGADGTLLTLDEQDRTRWDRERIDEGATLCERALRHGKAGPFQLQAAIAVCHATASGTDDTDWTQIAGLYEHLRRVAPSPVVDLNRAVAVAMASGPHAGLELVDAIDELDGYHLLHATRADLLRRAGRDDEAVDSWRRALELAPTEAERQLLSHRLAAAQRTGLRTAPPTAPQPAE, from the coding sequence ATGAGTAAAGACATCGCCGCGGTCTACGCCGACGGGTGGAGCCGGATCGTCGCCACGATGATCCGGCTCACCGGTGACTGGAGCCTCGCGGAGGAGTGCGCCCAGGAGGCCTTCGCGACCGCGTTGCGCGTCTGGCCGGAGAGCGGGACACCCGATCAGCCGCTCGCCTGGCTCACCACGGTGGCTCGGCGCACCGCGATCGACCGGGTGCGCCGGGCGGCGGTGGAGCGGGAGAAACTGCGGGAGGTGGCGATGGAGCCGGCACCGTGGACGGTCGACGCGGAAATCCCGGACGACCGGCTGGAACTCATGTTCACCTGCTGCCACCCGGCGCTCAACGTGGAGGCTCAGGTGGCGCTGACCCTGCGCGGTGTCGCCGGGATGAGCACGGCCGAGATCGCCCGTGCGTTCCTGGTGCCGGAGAAGACCATGGGGCAGCGGATCTTCCGGGCCAAGCAGCGGATCAAGCAGGCCGGCATCCCCTTCCGGGTGCCGCCGGGCCACCTGCTGCCGGAACGGCTGTCGGCGGTGCTGCATGTGCTTTACCTGCTGTTCAACGAGGGATACTCGGGCGCGGGAGAACTGTGCCGGGAGGCGATCCGGATCGGACGGACCCTGGCCGGGCTGATGCCCGACGAGCCGGAAGCGCTCGGGCTGCTCGCCCTAATGCTGGTGCAGGACGCCCGTCGCGAGGCCCGGACCGGCGCCGACGGGACCCTGCTCACCCTGGACGAACAGGACCGGACCCGCTGGGACCGGGAGCGGATCGACGAAGGCGCCACGCTCTGCGAACGAGCCCTGCGGCATGGGAAGGCCGGGCCGTTCCAACTCCAGGCGGCGATCGCGGTCTGTCACGCCACCGCGAGCGGCACCGACGATACGGACTGGACGCAGATCGCCGGGCTCTACGAACATCTGCGCCGAGTCGCGCCGAGCCCAGTCGTGGACCTCAACCGGGCCGTCGCCGTCGCGATGGCCTCCGGACCACATGCCGGACTCGAACTGGTCGACGCCATCGATGAGCTCGACGGATATCACCTGCTGCACGCCACCCGCGCCGACCTGCTGCGCCGAGCCGGTCGCGACGATGAAGCGGTCGACAGTTGGCGCCGTGCGCTGGAACTGGCGCCGACCGAGGCGGAACGACAGCTGCTCAGTCACCGGCTAGCAGCCGCTCAGCGAACCGGGCTTCGAACAGCGCCGCCCACCGCGCCACAGCCGGCAGAGTGA
- a CDS encoding sensor domain-containing protein, translated as MTTTQIEPALTPAPVARVLPRLAADTRYVLTGLPLALAAVLVCVTALSIGLGLAVLWVGVPLSFFGLMQARGFATAERERIAPVLEREIPAPGYRTAGAPTLPARLFAVLADAQTWRDLAHAALRWAPSSIAFTVLATWWAAVLGGLTWVLWGWSLPTDSKELPELLGFGDAYLTNVAFYGVLAVVFLVTLPAVARWAALFEARFAERLLAGD; from the coding sequence ATGACAACGACGCAGATCGAACCGGCTCTCACACCCGCCCCGGTCGCCCGTGTCCTGCCCCGGCTGGCCGCCGACACCCGCTACGTGCTGACCGGCCTCCCACTGGCATTGGCCGCGGTTCTCGTCTGCGTCACAGCGCTGTCGATCGGCCTCGGGCTGGCCGTGCTCTGGGTCGGCGTCCCGCTGAGTTTCTTCGGGCTGATGCAGGCCCGCGGCTTCGCGACCGCTGAGCGGGAGCGGATCGCACCGGTCCTGGAGCGGGAGATCCCAGCCCCCGGCTACCGCACAGCCGGGGCGCCGACCCTCCCAGCGAGGCTGTTCGCGGTTCTGGCCGACGCACAGACCTGGCGCGACCTGGCCCACGCCGCGCTGCGCTGGGCCCCGAGCTCGATCGCGTTCACCGTGCTCGCCACCTGGTGGGCGGCGGTCCTCGGCGGCCTGACCTGGGTGCTGTGGGGCTGGTCGCTGCCGACCGACAGCAAGGAGCTGCCCGAGTTGCTCGGTTTCGGCGACGCCTATCTGACCAATGTCGCCTTCTACGGCGTCCTGGCCGTGGTCTTCCTGGTCACTCTGCCGGCTGTGGCGCGGTGGGCGGCGCTGTTCGAAGCCCGGTTCGCTGAGCGGCTGCTAGCCGGTGACTGA
- a CDS encoding TetR/AcrR family transcriptional regulator produces the protein MSRRRPRMSGRRNAARSGRRARDGLAAATLRNVAAEANLAIGSIRHYFDGHDELIIFAAQELGRRISQRVRAHAEQIFANADNRAERRRLSEALLEEWLPLDGDRHRETVLRHTFTVAARTRAELSPHAEALRDTMIAIIHRVLTSARDQGGLSPEIDIGLETARLHALLDGLSLQGLTEPRHVRRVLRHHLDALPQTRHRG, from the coding sequence GTGAGCCGGCGACGGCCGCGAATGTCCGGCCGTCGTAACGCTGCCAGGAGCGGCCGTCGCGCCCGCGACGGTCTCGCGGCGGCGACCCTGCGTAACGTCGCCGCCGAGGCGAATCTGGCGATCGGCTCGATCAGGCACTATTTCGACGGGCACGATGAGCTGATCATCTTCGCCGCACAGGAGCTCGGCCGGCGGATCAGCCAGCGCGTCCGGGCACACGCCGAGCAGATCTTCGCGAACGCCGACAACCGCGCCGAGCGCCGGCGCCTCAGCGAGGCCCTACTCGAGGAATGGCTACCGCTCGACGGTGATCGTCATAGGGAGACGGTTCTCCGGCACACCTTCACCGTCGCGGCTCGAACCCGGGCCGAGCTGAGTCCGCACGCCGAGGCACTGCGCGACACCATGATCGCGATCATCCATCGAGTGCTGACCAGTGCCCGCGACCAGGGTGGCCTCTCCCCCGAAATCGACATCGGCCTGGAGACCGCCCGTCTGCACGCCCTACTGGACGGCCTCTCGCTGCAGGGGCTCACCGAGCCTCGGCACGTCCGCAGAGTGCTCCGCCACCACCTGGACGCCCTGCCCCAAACCCGACATCGAGGCTGA
- a CDS encoding CGNR zinc finger domain-containing protein, which translates to MLFAPDTEEALHFVVDLANTTPSASRSGEDELTTPAELDVLLVGYSGRKDRDQAELDAVRETRDLLREVWTLDRDDAVEAVNRMLREAHAVPYLTRHDGSDWHIHATGSDAPLAERIRVEAAMALIDVIRMDETGRLRVCAADDCDGLFVDLSRNGSKRFCSVRCGNRVNMTAFRARRKP; encoded by the coding sequence TTGCTTTTTGCCCCTGACACAGAGGAGGCGCTGCACTTCGTCGTGGACCTCGCCAACACCACGCCCAGCGCCTCCCGCTCCGGCGAGGATGAACTCACCACGCCGGCCGAACTCGACGTGCTGCTGGTCGGCTACTCCGGCCGCAAAGACCGCGACCAGGCCGAACTGGACGCCGTCCGGGAGACCCGCGACCTGCTGCGCGAGGTGTGGACACTCGACCGCGACGACGCCGTGGAGGCGGTCAACCGGATGCTGCGTGAGGCGCACGCCGTGCCGTACCTCACCCGCCACGACGGCTCCGACTGGCACATCCACGCCACCGGGTCCGACGCGCCGCTGGCCGAGCGCATCCGGGTGGAGGCCGCGATGGCCCTGATCGACGTGATCCGCATGGACGAGACGGGCCGCCTCCGCGTCTGCGCCGCCGACGATTGCGACGGCCTGTTCGTCGACCTTTCCCGAAACGGCTCGAAACGCTTCTGCTCGGTCCGTTGCGGCAACCGGGTCAACATGACGGCATTCCGAGCCAGACGAAAACCATGA
- a CDS encoding EamA family transporter: MKSPQLVGLAAAVTSAATFATSGAFIKPLLESGWSPAAAVTARAIVAGVLLLPLVLFSLRGRWDALWRGRWRIAGMGVIAVAFTQLTYFAAIRLIPVSTALLVEYLAPLLLVIWVAVTTRRVPRPMVLVGSVLAIGGLVLVIGPGALGAVDPVGVALAFAAAVGCAVYFVVAARPADGLPPVALAGVGLLLGGLTLGLAGLAGIVPLEMRFGAVPLLGTVVPWWVPLMVVAFFGTAVAYATGIFGSGRLGSRLASFVGLLEVVFASVLAWIVVGERLTPLQMAGGVLILAGIASIPAEPAAAQPVDDEPVAEKATLPI, encoded by the coding sequence GTGAAATCGCCGCAGCTCGTCGGGCTGGCCGCCGCGGTCACCTCGGCCGCCACCTTCGCCACCTCCGGCGCGTTCATCAAACCGCTCCTCGAATCCGGCTGGTCGCCGGCCGCCGCCGTGACCGCCCGGGCGATCGTCGCCGGGGTCCTGCTGCTGCCTCTCGTGCTGTTCTCGCTGCGCGGCCGGTGGGACGCGCTGTGGCGGGGACGCTGGCGGATCGCCGGGATGGGTGTCATCGCGGTCGCGTTCACGCAGCTCACCTATTTCGCGGCGATCCGGCTCATCCCGGTGTCGACGGCGCTGCTGGTGGAATATCTGGCGCCGCTGCTGCTGGTCATCTGGGTCGCCGTGACCACCCGCCGGGTGCCGCGACCGATGGTCCTGGTCGGATCGGTGCTGGCCATCGGCGGTCTGGTGCTGGTGATCGGGCCCGGTGCGCTCGGTGCGGTCGACCCGGTCGGGGTGGCGCTCGCGTTCGCCGCCGCCGTCGGGTGCGCGGTCTACTTCGTGGTCGCCGCCCGGCCGGCGGACGGGCTGCCGCCGGTCGCGCTCGCCGGGGTCGGGTTGCTGCTCGGTGGGCTGACGCTCGGGCTCGCCGGGCTGGCCGGGATCGTGCCGCTGGAGATGCGGTTCGGAGCGGTTCCGCTGCTCGGGACGGTCGTGCCGTGGTGGGTGCCGCTCATGGTGGTGGCGTTCTTCGGGACCGCGGTGGCGTACGCGACGGGCATCTTCGGATCGGGGCGGCTCGGGTCGCGGCTGGCGTCGTTCGTCGGGCTGCTCGAAGTGGTGTTCGCCTCGGTCCTCGCCTGGATCGTGGTGGGTGAGCGGCTCACGCCGTTGCAGATGGCCGGTGGCGTGCTGATCCTCGCCGGGATCGCGTCGATTCCGGCTGAGCCCGCCGCGGCACAGCCGGTCGATGACGAGCCCGTCGCGGAAAAGGCGACCCTGCCCATATGA
- a CDS encoding MFS transporter yields the protein MTRARNRPVLLVCLAAAFTTLVDQASLNTAIPALRSELGAGPSTLQWIIAGYSLTFGLAMVPAGRLGDAHGRKWLFAGGIALFTAAAVVAGTASQAWVVAVARLVQGAGAGIVNPQVYGIIQDLFTGRDRARALGAYATVGGIAAILGPLVGGAVLGAVGDTGGWRVVLLLTVPFGLITVPLAVRFLPGGRPATSRRTTLDLPGLALLAAVTLGLLLPFVLPAGQGPATVVWPLIVVAALVVLWWWERRYARSGRTPVLMPELLGSRGFSLGTLTAMFQFGASLSTVLVLVLYLQDVLGWSPLAAASTTVPGAIGFALASSQSRRLLARFGRAGVVAALVGSAFSIAATIVVLHTAPAAVIGIALSCTQFLSGFSGGLMMSPNQALTLAHAPAGAAGLAGAFLQVSQRISATLATAAVTGLMATRHGVTPALTICLVMMTASAVCAALGLTGPSGVDKRVDQRGNGLGVADRGDEVAV from the coding sequence ATGACCCGTGCCCGGAACCGGCCGGTCCTTCTCGTCTGTCTCGCCGCCGCGTTCACCACGCTCGTCGACCAGGCCAGCCTGAACACCGCGATCCCGGCCCTGCGCAGCGAGCTCGGGGCCGGGCCGTCGACCCTCCAGTGGATCATCGCGGGATATTCGCTGACGTTCGGGCTGGCGATGGTTCCGGCCGGTCGGCTCGGTGACGCGCACGGCCGCAAGTGGCTGTTCGCCGGTGGGATCGCCCTGTTCACGGCGGCCGCGGTCGTCGCCGGGACCGCGTCGCAGGCGTGGGTGGTCGCCGTCGCCCGGCTGGTCCAGGGCGCCGGGGCCGGCATCGTCAACCCGCAGGTGTACGGGATCATCCAGGACCTGTTCACCGGGCGGGACCGGGCCCGAGCCCTCGGCGCCTACGCCACCGTCGGCGGGATCGCCGCGATCCTCGGGCCGCTCGTCGGCGGCGCCGTGCTCGGGGCGGTCGGCGATACCGGCGGCTGGCGTGTCGTACTCCTGCTGACCGTGCCGTTCGGGCTGATCACCGTACCCCTGGCCGTGCGATTCCTGCCCGGAGGGCGGCCCGCGACGTCTCGCCGCACCACCCTCGACCTGCCCGGATTGGCCCTCCTCGCGGCGGTGACGCTGGGTCTGCTGTTGCCGTTCGTGCTGCCGGCCGGGCAGGGGCCGGCGACGGTGGTCTGGCCGTTGATCGTCGTCGCCGCGCTGGTGGTGCTGTGGTGGTGGGAGCGTCGGTATGCCCGGTCCGGCCGCACCCCGGTCCTGATGCCCGAGCTGCTCGGCTCCCGCGGTTTCAGTCTCGGCACGCTGACCGCGATGTTCCAGTTCGGAGCGTCGCTGTCCACCGTCCTGGTCCTGGTGCTCTATCTGCAGGACGTACTCGGCTGGTCACCGCTGGCCGCCGCGTCGACGACCGTGCCCGGCGCGATCGGTTTCGCGCTGGCCTCCTCGCAGAGCCGGCGTCTGCTGGCCCGTTTCGGTCGCGCCGGAGTGGTGGCCGCCCTGGTCGGCTCGGCATTCTCGATCGCCGCGACCATCGTCGTCCTGCACACCGCCCCGGCAGCGGTGATCGGGATCGCCCTGTCGTGCACCCAGTTCCTCTCCGGGTTCTCCGGCGGGCTGATGATGTCACCGAATCAGGCGCTCACCCTGGCCCACGCTCCCGCCGGGGCGGCCGGGCTGGCCGGGGCGTTCCTGCAGGTCTCCCAGCGGATCTCGGCCACCCTGGCGACGGCCGCGGTGACCGGTCTGATGGCCACCCGGCACGGCGTCACCCCGGCGCTGACGATCTGCCTGGTCATGATGACCGCCTCGGCGGTGTGCGCGGCGCTCGGCCTAACCGGTCCGAGCGGTGTCGACAAGCGTGTTGACCAGCGCGGCAACGGTCTCGGGGTCGCGGACCGTGGCGACGAAGTAGCGGTCTGA
- a CDS encoding GntR family transcriptional regulator: MLVRIDPASGVPLADQIAAHVRGAVAAGTLTPGDRLPAARDLAESLQVNMHTILRAYARLRDEGLIELRRGRGATVRRGDAADRARLVDAVQNLLDAGRRLGLGVEELVDEVRRLA, encoded by the coding sequence ATGTTGGTTCGCATCGACCCGGCTTCCGGGGTCCCTCTGGCCGATCAGATCGCCGCCCACGTGCGTGGCGCGGTCGCCGCGGGCACGCTCACCCCCGGTGACCGGCTGCCCGCCGCCCGAGATCTGGCGGAGTCGCTGCAGGTCAACATGCACACCATCCTTCGGGCCTACGCGCGGTTGCGCGACGAGGGCCTGATCGAGCTACGGCGCGGCCGCGGCGCCACGGTCCGGCGCGGTGACGCCGCCGACCGGGCCCGCCTGGTCGACGCCGTGCAGAACCTGCTCGATGCCGGCCGGCGACTCGGCCTCGGCGTCGAGGAACTCGTCGACGAGGTACGGAGGCTCGCGTGA